From Microbacterium sp. LWH11-1.2, one genomic window encodes:
- the ald gene encoding alanine dehydrogenase, giving the protein MKIGVPTEVKNNENRVALTPAGADRLVHEGHRVLVQSGAGVGSRIDDDAYRAVGAEIVATAADVWGDADLLIKVKEPIAQEYGFLRPDLTLFTYLHLAADRALTTALVDAGTTAVAYETVQLPDRSLPLLVPMSEIAGRLSVTMGSYSLLRSNGGRGMLLGGIAGTPRAKTVVIGGGVAGEHAAANALGLGSQVTVIDISLPRLRDLEHRYGGALQTRASSRYDIAEELATADLVIGSVLIPGAAAPKLVTDDMVAGMKPGAVLVDIAIDQGGCFEGSRPTTHDDPTFAVHDAIYYCVANMPGAVPETATRALTNATLPYVSAIAGKGWERAASDDPSLAKGLNVQGGRITLDAVARAHGVATA; this is encoded by the coding sequence ATGAAGATCGGCGTGCCCACCGAGGTCAAGAACAATGAGAACCGTGTCGCGCTCACCCCCGCGGGCGCCGACCGCCTCGTCCACGAGGGCCACCGCGTGCTGGTGCAGTCCGGTGCGGGCGTGGGCTCGCGCATCGACGACGACGCCTACCGGGCCGTCGGCGCCGAGATCGTCGCGACCGCCGCCGACGTGTGGGGCGACGCCGACCTGCTGATCAAGGTCAAGGAGCCGATCGCGCAGGAGTACGGATTCCTCCGTCCCGACCTCACGCTCTTCACCTACCTGCACCTGGCCGCGGACCGCGCGCTCACGACCGCGCTCGTCGACGCGGGCACCACCGCCGTCGCCTACGAGACGGTGCAGCTGCCCGACCGCAGCCTTCCTCTGCTCGTACCGATGAGCGAGATCGCCGGACGGCTCTCGGTCACGATGGGCTCCTACTCGCTGCTGCGCTCGAACGGCGGCCGCGGCATGCTGCTCGGCGGCATCGCCGGCACCCCGCGCGCGAAGACCGTCGTCATCGGCGGTGGTGTCGCCGGCGAGCACGCGGCGGCGAACGCGCTCGGCCTCGGCTCCCAGGTGACCGTGATCGACATCTCCCTGCCCCGCCTCCGCGACCTCGAGCACCGCTACGGCGGCGCACTCCAGACCCGCGCCTCGAGCCGCTACGACATCGCCGAGGAGCTGGCCACCGCCGATCTCGTGATCGGCTCGGTGCTGATCCCCGGCGCGGCGGCCCCGAAGCTCGTCACCGACGACATGGTCGCGGGCATGAAGCCGGGCGCCGTGCTCGTCGACATCGCCATCGACCAGGGCGGGTGCTTCGAGGGGTCACGCCCGACCACGCACGACGACCCGACGTTCGCGGTCCACGACGCCATCTACTACTGCGTCGCGAACATGCCGGGCGCCGTCCCCGAGACGGCCACGCGTGCCCTCACCAACGCGACGCTCCCCTACGTCTCGGCGATCGCCGGCAAGGGCTGGGAGCGCGCGGCATCCGACGATCCCTCCCTCGCCAAGGGCTTGAACGTCCAGGGCGGGCGCATCACCCTCGACGCCGTCGCCCGGGCGCACGGCGTCGCGACCGCCTGA
- a CDS encoding sulfite exporter TauE/SafE family protein has protein sequence MSDAETRNRGPRAYAAFIGIGLLAGLLSGLFGVGGGTVIVPLLVLFLHFNQRLGAGTSLAAIVPTAAVGVVSYAIHGSVAWIPALILAAGSVVGAQIGTRLLPKISQTTLRWFFVGFLVVVIVSLFLVIPSREATFDLQLLNGLALVAVGVVTGILAGLIGVGGGVIVVPVLMLAFGTSDLVAKGTSLLMMIPTAISGTIGNIRNRNVDLVAAAVVGFSACTTTALGAWLATLIDPFAGNILFAAYLVVIAVQMAMKAIRGRKKD, from the coding sequence GTGAGCGATGCAGAGACCCGGAACCGAGGGCCTCGCGCCTACGCCGCGTTCATCGGCATCGGCCTGCTCGCCGGGCTCCTCTCCGGACTCTTCGGCGTCGGCGGCGGCACCGTCATCGTCCCGCTGCTCGTCCTGTTCCTGCACTTCAACCAGCGGCTCGGGGCCGGCACATCGCTCGCGGCGATCGTGCCGACCGCCGCCGTCGGAGTGGTGTCGTACGCGATCCACGGCTCGGTCGCCTGGATACCGGCCCTCATCCTCGCGGCAGGCTCAGTCGTGGGTGCACAGATCGGCACCCGCCTGCTGCCGAAGATCTCGCAGACGACGCTGCGATGGTTCTTCGTCGGCTTCCTCGTGGTCGTGATCGTGAGCCTGTTCCTGGTGATCCCGTCCCGCGAGGCCACGTTCGATCTGCAACTGCTCAACGGTCTCGCACTCGTCGCCGTCGGAGTCGTCACCGGCATCCTGGCGGGTCTGATCGGCGTCGGTGGCGGCGTGATCGTCGTTCCGGTCCTGATGCTCGCCTTCGGCACGAGCGATCTCGTGGCCAAGGGCACCTCGCTGCTCATGATGATCCCGACCGCCATCTCCGGCACGATCGGCAACATCCGCAATCGCAACGTCGATCTCGTGGCGGCTGCCGTCGTCGGATTCTCGGCCTGCACGACGACGGCGCTGGGCGCCTGGCTCGCGACGCTGATCGATCCGTTCGCCGGCAACATCCTGTTCGCGGCATACCTCGTCGTGATCGCGGTGCAGATGGCGATGAAGGCGATCCGCGGGCGCAAGAAGGACTGA
- a CDS encoding tripartite tricarboxylate transporter substrate binding protein, with protein sequence MKHTRLVAATAAFAAAALALTACAGGSTGSGSGGGGGDDAAAIEDVKIIVPADPGGGWDQTGRAMSQVLAADEIVGSAPVSNVGGAGGTVGLAQLANEKDPATLMVMGLVMVGAIETNASTVRLEDTTPIARLTDESLVIVVPESSKYDTLEDLVDDIVENGQEVTVTGGSAGGADHILAGLLLEAAGLDADEIPEKLNYTPNSGGGEAVSLLVGDKVAAGISGVGEFLQYIEDGSMRALAVSGAEPVASLPDVPTITDEGFDVELTNWRGVIAPGGISDAERAELERIVTEMHDSGAWKDELETKGWADAFLTGDEFDSFLKKNITDVTGTLENIGLI encoded by the coding sequence ATGAAGCACACACGTCTGGTGGCGGCCACAGCCGCCTTCGCGGCCGCCGCATTGGCATTGACGGCATGCGCCGGGGGAAGCACGGGGTCGGGCAGCGGAGGCGGGGGAGGCGACGACGCCGCGGCCATCGAGGATGTCAAGATCATCGTCCCGGCCGACCCCGGTGGCGGCTGGGATCAGACCGGCCGCGCGATGTCGCAGGTTCTGGCCGCCGACGAGATCGTCGGATCCGCCCCTGTCTCGAACGTCGGAGGGGCGGGCGGTACCGTCGGGCTCGCCCAGCTCGCGAACGAGAAGGACCCCGCGACCCTCATGGTCATGGGCCTCGTGATGGTCGGCGCGATCGAGACGAACGCCTCGACGGTGCGACTCGAGGACACCACCCCGATCGCCCGGCTCACCGATGAGTCGCTCGTCATCGTGGTGCCGGAGAGCTCGAAATACGACACCCTCGAGGATCTCGTCGACGACATCGTCGAGAACGGCCAGGAGGTGACGGTGACCGGCGGTTCAGCGGGTGGTGCCGATCACATCCTCGCCGGCCTCCTCCTCGAAGCCGCCGGACTCGACGCGGACGAGATCCCCGAGAAGCTCAACTACACACCGAACTCCGGGGGTGGCGAGGCCGTCTCGCTCCTCGTGGGCGACAAGGTCGCCGCAGGCATCTCCGGTGTCGGTGAGTTCCTCCAGTACATCGAGGACGGCTCGATGCGGGCGCTGGCGGTCTCGGGCGCCGAGCCGGTCGCGTCTCTTCCGGACGTGCCGACCATCACCGACGAGGGGTTCGACGTCGAGCTCACCAACTGGCGCGGTGTGATCGCTCCCGGAGGCATCTCCGACGCGGAGCGCGCCGAGCTGGAGCGGATCGTCACCGAGATGCACGACTCCGGCGCCTGGAAGGACGAGCTCGAGACCAAGGGCTGGGCGGATGCCTTCCTGACCGGCGACGAGTTCGACAGCTTCCTCAAGAAGAACATCACCGATGTGACCGGCACGCTCGAGAACATCGGATTGATCTGA
- a CDS encoding VOC family protein, with protein MSGLTPYLLFPGNAAEAMRFYQSVFGGELRLFDYAQFDRHDGPSDAIAHAMLEGVVDLSGADAGIDADAVQMGGMFFSLLGTADASTLTGWFADLSVGGRVIDPLQRRPWGDWDGTLVDRYGIRWLIGYQPES; from the coding sequence ATGAGCGGACTGACCCCGTACCTGTTGTTCCCCGGCAACGCCGCGGAGGCGATGCGGTTCTACCAGTCGGTGTTCGGCGGCGAGCTGCGGTTGTTCGACTACGCGCAGTTCGATCGGCACGACGGCCCGTCGGACGCGATCGCGCACGCGATGCTCGAGGGCGTCGTGGATCTCTCGGGCGCGGATGCCGGCATCGATGCCGACGCCGTGCAGATGGGAGGGATGTTCTTCTCCCTGCTCGGCACCGCGGACGCATCGACGCTGACCGGCTGGTTCGCCGACCTCTCGGTGGGCGGCAGGGTCATCGACCCGCTCCAGCGTCGCCCGTGGGGCGACTGGGACGGCACGCTGGTCGACCGCTACGGCATCCGCTGGCTCATCGGGTACCAGCCCGAATCCTGA
- a CDS encoding UDP-N-acetylmuramate dehydrogenase, with the protein MHDIESIPLAQLTTLRTGAAPERMREASTTAELVDVLRDTWSGRDPWFVLGGGSNLFVGDEPFEGTVIRVRTEGIEELPSPHAGRIRLRAQAGHGWDAFVAYAVERGYAGLEAMSGIPGTVGAAPVQNIGAYGQEIQETLVEVELIDEATGEISTVPASELGLGFRTSVLKHHYGGEPLRRAVILSVTVDLLVAGERIVRGEQLRRALALQDDAPVPLGWVRERILATRASKGMLLDDADPDTHGVGSFFQNAIVPESVARGLPPECPRWPVAPDLDTVTVIPLASYDGLVPQAKTEAPDVKVSAAWLIEQAGIRKGFKLPRSRASVSTKHALALTNRGGATAGEVAELARFIQSRVHAEFGLVLQPEPVLVGVEL; encoded by the coding sequence GTGCACGACATCGAGTCGATCCCGCTCGCGCAGCTGACGACGCTGCGCACCGGCGCTGCCCCCGAGCGGATGCGCGAGGCCTCGACGACCGCCGAGCTGGTCGACGTGCTGCGCGACACCTGGTCAGGCCGCGATCCGTGGTTCGTGCTCGGCGGCGGCTCCAACCTCTTCGTCGGAGACGAGCCCTTCGAGGGCACCGTGATCCGGGTGCGCACCGAGGGCATCGAGGAACTGCCCTCCCCGCACGCCGGTCGCATCCGCCTTCGGGCGCAGGCCGGCCACGGGTGGGACGCCTTCGTCGCCTACGCGGTCGAGCGCGGCTACGCGGGGCTCGAGGCCATGAGCGGCATCCCCGGAACAGTCGGAGCCGCGCCGGTGCAGAACATCGGCGCCTACGGTCAGGAGATCCAGGAGACGCTCGTCGAGGTCGAACTCATCGACGAGGCCACCGGCGAGATCTCGACCGTACCGGCATCCGAGCTCGGTCTCGGGTTCCGCACCTCTGTCCTGAAGCACCACTACGGCGGTGAGCCCCTGCGCCGCGCCGTCATCCTCTCGGTGACCGTCGACCTTCTCGTCGCCGGAGAGCGCATCGTGCGCGGCGAGCAGCTGCGCCGCGCGCTCGCACTCCAGGACGACGCCCCCGTGCCGCTGGGCTGGGTGCGCGAGCGCATCCTCGCCACGCGCGCGTCCAAGGGGATGCTGCTCGACGACGCGGACCCCGACACCCATGGCGTCGGCTCGTTCTTCCAGAACGCCATCGTGCCGGAGTCCGTGGCGCGGGGCCTTCCGCCCGAGTGCCCGCGCTGGCCCGTGGCCCCCGACCTCGACACGGTGACCGTGATCCCGCTCGCCTCGTACGACGGCCTCGTGCCGCAGGCGAAGACCGAGGCGCCCGACGTCAAGGTCAGCGCCGCCTGGCTCATCGAGCAGGCCGGCATCCGCAAGGGCTTCAAGCTGCCCCGTTCGCGGGCGTCTGTCTCCACCAAGCACGCGCTGGCTCTGACGAATCGCGGTGGCGCGACGGCGGGCGAAGTCGCGGAGCTGGCGCGGTTCATCCAGAGCAGGGTGCACGCCGAGTTCGGACTCGTGCTGCAGCCGGAGCCGGTGCTCGTCGGCGTCGAGCTGTAG
- a CDS encoding tripartite tricarboxylate transporter permease produces the protein MDSWALLLDGFATALQPQYLVFAFFGVLVGTAVGVLPGIGPAMTVALLLPLTYTLDPTAALITFAGIYYGGMYGGSTTSILLNTPGESASIVTAIEGNRMAKLGRGAAALATAAIGSFVAGTIATVGLTLLAPVLAQFAVNLGPADYVALIVIAFITVGALIGSSVPRGMMSLGVGLFLGLVGTDTLTAQQRYTLGLLPLSDGIDIVLVAVGLFAVGETLYIAARLRHGGIDVIPVTRGWRNWMTKSDWKRSWKPWLRGTAIGFPIGTIPAGGADVATFLSYATERKLSRHKSEFGRGAIEGVAGPESANNAAAAGVLVPLLTLGLPTTATAAIILVAFQAYGLQPGPQLFQNQPALVWALVASLYVGNVILIILNLPLVGMWVKLLQIPRPYLYAGILLFAAFGAYALNFAVVDILILAIIGVLGYFMRRYGYPVAPLVVGMILGPMGEEYLRKALQLSQGDLSTLFVQPFAATAYIVLALLVAGGLWLRRRQRRYEQALTESISVPIKADAEV, from the coding sequence ATGGACAGCTGGGCCCTGCTTCTCGACGGCTTCGCGACGGCGCTGCAGCCGCAGTACCTCGTGTTCGCCTTCTTCGGAGTGCTGGTGGGAACGGCGGTCGGCGTGCTCCCCGGCATCGGGCCGGCGATGACCGTCGCGCTCCTGCTGCCGCTCACCTACACGCTCGACCCCACCGCGGCACTGATCACCTTCGCCGGCATCTACTACGGCGGCATGTACGGCGGCTCCACCACCAGCATCCTGCTGAACACGCCGGGTGAATCGGCATCGATAGTCACGGCCATCGAAGGCAACAGGATGGCGAAGCTGGGGCGCGGGGCCGCCGCCCTCGCCACCGCCGCGATCGGCTCGTTCGTCGCCGGCACCATCGCCACCGTCGGTCTCACTCTGCTCGCACCCGTGCTGGCGCAGTTCGCCGTCAACCTCGGCCCGGCCGACTACGTCGCGCTCATCGTGATCGCGTTCATCACGGTCGGGGCCCTGATCGGCAGCTCCGTCCCGCGCGGGATGATGTCGCTCGGGGTGGGCCTGTTCCTCGGCCTGGTCGGCACCGACACCCTCACGGCCCAGCAGCGCTACACACTGGGACTGCTGCCGCTGTCGGACGGGATCGACATCGTGCTCGTCGCGGTCGGGCTCTTCGCCGTGGGCGAGACGCTGTACATCGCCGCTCGCCTGCGCCACGGCGGCATCGATGTGATCCCGGTCACCCGCGGGTGGCGCAACTGGATGACCAAGAGCGACTGGAAGCGTTCGTGGAAGCCCTGGCTGCGCGGCACGGCCATCGGCTTCCCGATCGGCACGATCCCCGCGGGCGGGGCGGACGTCGCGACGTTCCTGTCGTACGCCACCGAGCGCAAGCTCTCGCGGCACAAGAGCGAGTTCGGTCGCGGAGCCATCGAGGGGGTCGCCGGACCCGAGTCCGCGAACAACGCGGCGGCGGCCGGGGTGCTCGTCCCCCTGCTCACGCTGGGGCTGCCCACGACCGCGACCGCGGCGATCATCCTCGTCGCCTTCCAGGCGTACGGACTGCAGCCGGGGCCGCAGCTGTTCCAGAACCAGCCGGCACTCGTCTGGGCGCTGGTGGCGAGCCTGTACGTCGGCAACGTCATCCTCATCATCCTCAACCTGCCGCTCGTCGGCATGTGGGTGAAGCTTCTGCAGATCCCCAGGCCGTATCTGTATGCGGGCATCCTGCTGTTCGCCGCCTTCGGCGCGTACGCGCTGAACTTCGCGGTCGTCGACATCCTGATCCTGGCGATCATCGGAGTCCTCGGCTACTTCATGCGACGGTACGGCTATCCGGTGGCTCCGCTCGTGGTCGGCATGATCCTGGGGCCGATGGGGGAGGAGTATCTCCGCAAGGCGCTGCAGTTGAGCCAGGGCGACCTGTCCACGCTCTTCGTTCAGCCGTTCGCCGCGACGGCCTACATCGTGCTGGCGCTCCTCGTCGCCGGCGGGCTGTGGCTGCGGCGGCGCCAGCGCCGGTACGAGCAGGCGCTGACCGAGTCGATCTCGGTGCCGATCAAGGCCGATGCGGAGGTGTGA
- a CDS encoding PIN domain-containing protein, whose product MIALLDTNILIAADADAETPASLSDFSDLRVSSLSWAELAKGLHTTTDLAVFKHRSARLAALRDTFGEGLPFDDRCAAAYDRVLSHLSTQGISPRAHVFDRMLAATALAHDMTLVSRDKDAFFGLTDLVAVTHR is encoded by the coding sequence ATGATCGCACTGCTCGACACCAACATCCTGATCGCCGCGGATGCTGACGCCGAGACGCCGGCCTCCCTGTCGGATTTCTCGGATCTGCGAGTGAGTTCTCTCAGTTGGGCCGAACTGGCCAAGGGATTGCACACCACCACCGATCTCGCCGTGTTCAAGCACCGAAGCGCACGGCTGGCAGCGCTCCGCGATACGTTCGGCGAAGGCCTCCCGTTCGACGATCGTTGCGCGGCGGCCTACGACCGAGTGCTGAGCCACCTGAGCACGCAGGGGATCTCGCCGCGCGCGCATGTCTTCGACCGCATGCTCGCCGCGACAGCGTTGGCCCACGATATGACCCTCGTCTCACGGGACAAGGACGCCTTCTTCGGTCTCACCGACCTCGTCGCCGTCACGCATCGCTGA
- a CDS encoding MaoC/PaaZ C-terminal domain-containing protein: MGYTVGDVIAERTVHLTRESLVRYAGASGDFNPIHYRDDVAAAVGLPGVLAHGMLTMGIASSVVVAALEPGAKVLDYGVRFTKPVVVDPQTGADLHVVATVGAVDETSARIDLKVTFDEVTVLVKAQLRVAV, translated from the coding sequence ATGGGCTACACCGTCGGAGACGTGATCGCCGAGCGCACCGTGCACCTGACCCGCGAGTCGCTCGTGCGCTACGCCGGAGCATCCGGAGACTTCAACCCCATCCACTACCGCGATGACGTCGCGGCAGCCGTCGGCCTCCCCGGAGTGCTCGCGCACGGCATGCTCACGATGGGCATCGCCTCGTCGGTGGTGGTCGCCGCGCTCGAGCCCGGGGCGAAGGTCCTCGACTACGGCGTGCGCTTCACCAAGCCCGTCGTGGTCGACCCGCAGACCGGTGCCGACCTGCACGTCGTCGCGACCGTCGGCGCCGTCGACGAGACCTCCGCGCGCATCGACCTGAAGGTCACCTTCGACGAGGTCACCGTGCTGGTCAAAGCGCAGCTGCGCGTCGCCGTCTGA
- a CDS encoding tripartite tricarboxylate transporter TctB family protein, producing the protein METPILGVSGRAEATRPAPRVPLGELVFALLMLALGVFALVGVFTIHVPVGVEAGPTIFPIFVSIILLGSAVAVLVTVLRGKRAEVEEGEDIDPDAKTDWLTIAKIVGAVVAHLLLIDVIGWAPAATVLFGVVAWSLGATRWWAAFVIGLGVSLVIQVVFGGLMGLSLPWGPALGWLGEVF; encoded by the coding sequence ATGGAGACCCCGATCCTCGGGGTGAGCGGGCGGGCCGAGGCGACTCGGCCCGCCCCGCGGGTTCCCCTCGGAGAACTCGTCTTCGCTCTCCTCATGCTGGCCCTCGGCGTCTTCGCGCTGGTGGGTGTCTTCACGATCCACGTCCCGGTCGGGGTGGAAGCCGGGCCGACGATCTTCCCGATCTTCGTCTCGATCATCCTGCTGGGCTCGGCCGTGGCCGTCCTCGTCACCGTGCTGCGCGGAAAGCGCGCGGAGGTCGAGGAGGGCGAGGACATCGACCCCGACGCCAAGACCGATTGGCTCACGATCGCGAAGATCGTCGGAGCCGTGGTCGCCCATCTGCTGCTGATCGACGTCATCGGCTGGGCGCCGGCGGCCACCGTGCTCTTCGGCGTGGTCGCGTGGTCGCTCGGTGCCACGCGCTGGTGGGCGGCCTTCGTCATCGGGCTCGGCGTCAGTCTGGTGATCCAGGTCGTCTTCGGGGGCCTGATGGGGCTGTCGCTGCCCTGGGGACCGGCTCTCGGATGGCTCGGGGAGGTGTTCTGA
- a CDS encoding pyridoxal phosphate-dependent aminotransferase, producing MTERAPLSRKLSAIAESATLKVDAKAKALKAEGKDVISYAAGEPDFATPQFIVDAAAEALADPANYRYTPAAGLPALREAIAAKTLRDSGLEVSPSQVIVTNGGKQSVYQAFQTVVNPGDEVLLPAPYWTTYPEAIRLADGTPVEVFAGADQDYKVTVEQLEAARTERTTVLVFVSPSNPTGSVYTAEETRAIGEWALEHGIWVITDEIYQNLTYEGVTATSIVAAVPEVAGQTILVNGVAKTYAMTGWRVGWMVGPADAIKIAGNLQSHLSSNVNNVAQKAAIAALNGPQTEAEQMREAFDRRRKLIVSELSKIEGLVVPNPLGAFYVYPDVQGLLGRTWGGVTPTTSLELADLILEQAEVAVVPGEAFGPSGYLRLSYALGDDQLLAGVQRLQRLFA from the coding sequence GTGACCGAACGCGCTCCTCTCTCCCGCAAGCTGTCCGCCATCGCCGAGTCGGCGACCCTGAAGGTCGACGCGAAGGCGAAGGCCCTCAAGGCCGAAGGCAAGGACGTCATCTCCTACGCCGCCGGCGAGCCCGATTTCGCGACGCCGCAGTTCATCGTGGATGCCGCAGCCGAAGCCCTGGCCGACCCGGCGAACTACCGGTACACCCCGGCGGCCGGACTTCCCGCGCTGCGTGAGGCGATCGCCGCGAAGACCCTCCGCGACTCCGGTCTCGAGGTCTCCCCCAGCCAGGTCATCGTGACCAACGGCGGCAAGCAGTCGGTCTACCAGGCGTTCCAGACCGTCGTGAACCCCGGCGACGAGGTGCTGCTCCCCGCGCCGTACTGGACCACGTACCCCGAGGCGATCCGTCTCGCCGACGGCACCCCCGTCGAGGTCTTCGCCGGAGCCGACCAGGACTACAAGGTCACCGTCGAGCAGCTCGAGGCCGCCCGCACCGAGCGCACCACGGTGCTCGTGTTCGTCTCGCCGTCGAACCCGACGGGCTCGGTGTACACCGCCGAGGAGACCCGCGCCATCGGCGAGTGGGCTCTCGAGCACGGCATCTGGGTCATCACCGACGAGATCTACCAGAACCTCACCTACGAGGGCGTGACGGCGACGTCGATCGTCGCGGCCGTGCCCGAGGTCGCGGGCCAGACCATCCTCGTGAACGGCGTCGCGAAGACGTACGCCATGACCGGCTGGCGCGTCGGCTGGATGGTGGGCCCCGCCGACGCCATCAAGATCGCCGGCAACCTGCAGTCGCACCTCTCGAGCAACGTGAACAACGTGGCCCAGAAGGCCGCGATCGCCGCACTCAACGGCCCGCAGACCGAGGCAGAGCAGATGCGCGAGGCGTTCGACCGGCGTCGGAAGCTCATCGTCTCCGAGCTCTCCAAGATCGAGGGGCTCGTGGTGCCGAACCCGCTCGGCGCGTTCTACGTCTACCCCGACGTGCAGGGCCTGCTCGGCCGCACCTGGGGCGGGGTCACGCCGACCACCTCGCTGGAGCTGGCCGACCTGATCCTCGAACAGGCCGAGGTCGCCGTGGTCCCGGGTGAGGCCTTCGGCCCGAGCGGATACCTGCGCCTTTCGTACGCCCTCGGCGACGACCAGCTGCTCGCGGGTGTACAGCGCCTGCAGCGCCTGTTCGCCTGA
- a CDS encoding Lrp/AsnC family transcriptional regulator: MVRMETTSKGPQPNTLRAPALDATDARIVQLLAADGRMTNAELAGHLGVAPSTAHARLRALVERGVITGFHASVDERMLGAGLQAIIGVTLRPSGRRESIVEFAERVRVLPQVIQVFFLGGDDDFLLHIAVADSSEMREFVLEHLSAQSSVASTRTSIVFDYHRNSVAASFA; encoded by the coding sequence ATGGTTCGCATGGAGACGACATCGAAGGGCCCCCAGCCGAATACTCTTCGGGCGCCCGCGCTGGATGCCACCGACGCGCGCATCGTCCAGCTGCTCGCAGCCGACGGGCGGATGACGAACGCCGAGCTCGCAGGGCACCTCGGGGTCGCCCCCTCGACGGCCCACGCGCGGCTGCGCGCCCTCGTCGAGCGCGGGGTCATCACGGGGTTCCACGCGAGTGTGGACGAGCGGATGCTGGGCGCCGGACTCCAGGCGATCATCGGGGTGACGCTGCGTCCGAGCGGACGTCGCGAGAGCATCGTCGAGTTCGCCGAACGCGTGCGCGTGCTGCCCCAGGTGATCCAGGTGTTCTTCCTCGGCGGCGACGACGACTTCCTGCTGCACATCGCGGTCGCCGATTCGTCGGAGATGCGCGAGTTCGTGCTGGAGCACCTCTCCGCGCAGAGCAGCGTCGCGTCGACGCGGACGAGCATCGTGTTCGACTATCACCGCAACTCGGTGGCCGCGTCGTTCGCGTGA
- a CDS encoding MaoC family dehydratase N-terminal domain-containing protein, protein MAVNQDLVGREFPPTAPYLVGREKVREFARAVFADAPQHTDVEAARALGFADVVAPPTFAMVIQDHTLQQLLALEDSGIVLARTIHAEQRFGYTRPIVAGDELTGQLRVTGIRMMGGNAMITSEAEITDATGAHVVTATSVLLVGADEDGADEGEVA, encoded by the coding sequence GTGGCAGTGAACCAAGATCTTGTCGGCCGGGAGTTCCCGCCGACCGCCCCGTACCTCGTCGGACGCGAGAAGGTGCGCGAGTTCGCCCGCGCGGTCTTCGCCGACGCCCCGCAGCACACCGACGTCGAGGCCGCTCGTGCGCTGGGCTTCGCCGACGTCGTGGCACCGCCCACCTTCGCGATGGTGATCCAGGACCACACGCTCCAGCAGCTCCTCGCCCTGGAGGACTCCGGGATCGTCCTCGCCCGCACGATCCATGCGGAGCAGCGGTTCGGCTACACCCGTCCGATCGTGGCGGGCGACGAGCTCACCGGACAGCTCCGTGTCACGGGCATCCGCATGATGGGCGGCAACGCGATGATCACCAGCGAGGCGGAGATCACGGATGCGACGGGCGCACATGTCGTGACCGCCACCAGCGTGCTGCTGGTCGGCGCGGATGAAGACGGTGCAGACGAGGGAGAGGTCGCCTGA